In bacterium, the genomic stretch CGCGGGCGTGTCGCGGATGAAGGCGCGGCGACGTTTTTCGGATACGCCCTCTTTTTTCCGACGCTCGCGGCCGGGCCGATCAAGCGGTTCGGCCCTTGGGCCGAGCAGGCGCGCAAAAGCGGGCGGCCGGCGACAAGCGACCTGTCCGTGGGCGCGTTTCGCGTGGCGATCGGGTTTTTGAAAAAGACGGCCGTCGCGCAAACCGCGTACGTCGCGCTTGACGGATGGGCGGACGCCGGCGGGCCGACCCTCGTCGCGTGGGGCTGCGCGTACCTCTACTTCATCTACATCTACGCCGATTTTTCCGCGTATTCCGACATCGCCATCGGCACCGCGCGGATGATGGGACTCCGCATCGAGGAAAATTTCCGCTGGCCGATCCTGGCGACCAACCCCAGCGAGTTCTGGAAACGCTGGCACATGTCTTTGACATCGTGGCTTCGCGACTACGTTTTTATTCCGCTTGGCGGCTCAAAGGCCGGTGGCGCGCGCACGATCGTCAACACCGTCGTCGTCATGGCGGCCATCGGAATATGGCACGGATTCGCGTGGAACTTTCTGGCGTGGGGCGTTTACCACGCGCTGCTTTTGATCGCGTATCGAGGTGTGCGTCGCGTGTTGCCGCTTCATGCCGCGCCGCGCATCGCGCGCGTTTGCGGATGGGCGATCACCTTCCATCTCGTCGCGGCCGGATGGATTTTGTTCGACCGCCCGATTGAGGCGGCGTGGCCGATTCTGAAGGCGTTTTTCTTCCTCTAGGAGTGCGATTCGTCGCGCCCGTGCCGGTGTCCGCATGTTTGCGGGGAAGGTGTAAGCGCCGTCATCCTGAGGTGAGCGCAGCGAGCCGAAGGATCCGGCCCCGCGCGGGTGACGCGTGGACGCCGGCAGGGGCCGGCCAGATCCTTCGCTTCGCTCAGGATGACGTCGCCCTCAGGATGACGTCGCACGCGGGACGAAGGCGAACGTGGGACGAAGGCGAACGCGGGACGAAGGCGAACGCGTGATTCACCGCCGGTGCCGCGGTGCGCCGTAGTCGCTCGCGTCGCCTCGGCAGTTTCGCGCCTTGATCGCGGTGATCTGCGCGTCCTGCGCGGCGACGAGCGCCTCGTCGTATTTCGATTCCGCCATCGCCGCGTTCGAGGCGGCAAGTCGCGCTTCGGCCGCGCGCAGCATGTCCGGGCAACGCTCGCCCGCGCCACGCGCGCGCGCGTCAACGATCGCCTGCCGGGCGGCGGCGAGTTCCGCATCCGGCTTGTACGCGCCGCACGACGCGCCGAGAAGGCACGGCGCGCATACGACGATCGCGAACCACGCCGCGCGGCGGACGGTGGGTCTAGAACATCGCATAGACAAACGACGCGCCCTTTTTCGACAGCAGCGCCAAAAGCGCGATGACGACAAAAAGGAAAACACCGAAGGCCGCATCGCGTCCGAGCCTGACGAAAAAAGTCTTCATTCGCCTTCACCCTACCCGATAATCGCCGCTTTTTCCGCCCGTCTTTTCGATCAGGCGAACGCGCTCGATCGTGATGCCCTTGGTGACCGACTTGCACATGTCATACACCGTCAGCGCGGCGACGCTCGCGGCGGTCATGGCTTCCATCTCCACGCCCGTCAGCGCGGTGGTGACGACGCGGGCGACGATCGAAAGCGATGCGGCGTCGTTGTCGAACGCGAAGTCGATCGACACGCCATTGATCGGCAGCGGGTGGCAGAGCGGGATCAGTTCGGGCGTGCGCTTGGCGGCCTGGATGCCGGCGATCTGCGCGACCGCGAGCACGTCGCCCTTTTTCACCTGCCCGTCGCGCACGAGCGCGAACGCCTCGGCGCCAAGGCGCACGATCGCCTCCGCGGCGGCGGTGCGTTTCGCGTCCGGCTTGTCCGACACGTCCACCATGCGCGCGCGGCCGGATGTGTCGATGTGCGTGCTTTTCAAGTTTTTCCCTTTCCCAGGAGCGGTCTAACAGGGGCGATGGACAATATGGACATCATGGACCCAATGGACCTCTGACAGACGTGCGTGTCCTCCGTGCCTCCCCGGTGTTCTCCGTGCACCGTCGAGATGCGTTTCAGTCCGCGTCCAGGAACCAGAACTTCACCGCGTCGCCCGGCCCATGCTCGCTCACCTCGGCCGGGACATACGCCAGCCTTCGCCCGCGCGCCATCGGCGCGAGCAGGCCGGAACTCTGCGAGCCGGATGGCGAAAGATCGTAGCCGCTTTCCGTCGCCGTCGCATTGACGCGCACGAACATCGCGCGGCCCGGGCGCTTCTTGAATCCGCCGGGGAAGCGCCCGAAGGCATGCGGCCGTTCGACATCCCGAAAACCCGCCAAAAGGCGCAGAAGCGGGCGGACGTGCATTTCGAAGCAAACGAGCGCGCTTGACGGGTTGCCCGGCAGGCCGAAATACGCGCGCGTTCCGCCGCCGTTCGGCGCGCGGCCAAACGAGAGCGGTTTTCCGGGCTGCTGCGCCACCGCGTCGAACACCAGGTCAACACCCA encodes the following:
- the moaC gene encoding cyclic pyranopterin monophosphate synthase MoaC: MKSTHIDTSGRARMVDVSDKPDAKRTAAAEAIVRLGAEAFALVRDGQVKKGDVLAVAQIAGIQAAKRTPELIPLCHPLPINGVSIDFAFDNDAASLSIVARVVTTALTGVEMEAMTAASVAALTVYDMCKSVTKGITIERVRLIEKTGGKSGDYRVG